The DNA sequence GCCTCTTCCGGTTCCACTGTGGGGTTACCGCCCACCAGGGTACGAACCTGCGTAGAGATCTGCGTAAAACCGGCAGCAGGCACACCGTCATTGATGCAATTCTGTGTCGGGTTCGAGGCACAGGGATCACTCACAGACGGGAAGGAAATGCCGGAACCGCCAAACAGTGCACTAATAGTGGGTGCACGGAACGAGGTAGAAGCAGAGCCTCGAATCAACAATCCGTCATTGGGGCGCAGCTGCATACCCGCTTTCCAGTTGTTGGTATCGCCAAAGGTGTCGTAGTCGCTGTAGCGGAAGCCCAGGTCGGCTTCGAGGATGTCGATTATCGGCAAGCGTGCCTCAAAGTAGAGCTCGTCAACCTCGTAGCTGCCCTGGGTGGTGTCGGAAGGCGTACCGGTCACGGCACCCGTTTCGGCCAGCTGGGCGACCAGGGCATCCGGGGTGTACAGGCCGGTTTCCTCGCGACGCACGATGCCACCGGCAATGCCGACGCCACCGCCCGGCAGCTCGAACACGTCCGGCTTGGTGAGGCTCAGGGCATAGACCTTCTGCGTCACCTTGTTGGACTCGTTCTGACGGAACGACGTGTAGTCGACCATCTCCTGCGTGATGCTGTTTTCACCGAACGTGTTCAGCGGCACACAGGCCTGGTCGTCGTCATCCGTGAACGCGCCATCGCCGTCAGTATCGCAGCGAACGACGCCGTCGCCGTCACGCGCGGTCGGACCAACCGCAAGGGCAACCTTGTTCAGGTCGAACAACGGACCGTAGCTGTTGGAGTAATCCACTTCACCGTAGTTAACGTAGGCTTCCCAGATCATGCCGTTGGACAGTTCGCCTTCCAGGCCGGTGACGGTACGTACGGTCTGGATTTCGGTGAAGCCGGTACGCGGTCCATCTTCCACCAGGCGCCGCCGCCAGTCCGAAATATCCATGCCCGTCGGGTTGTACTCATTGTCAGCCGAGTAGGGTGCCGAAAAGCCATAAAAGGCCAGCGGCGCCAGCGGCTGCTCAGCCAGTGCATAGGCGCTTTCACGGTCAATGTACTGGAATTCACCGAACAAACGCGTGCTTTCGAAAATACCGGCGTTTGACAGCGCATCCACCTGGGTGCCGCCCGAAATGTTTGCGATCCAGCGCTCGTTGGGCTGACGCTGGAAGTTGATCGGCGCGTAGTTGTAGGAGTCGGTTGCCGAGCTATACGACTTCAGACCACCTGCCTCGCTGCCACCGGCATAATCCGGGCCGAGCGTCAGGCCATCATACTGGCCCCAGGGTGGAGCAGAAGAACCGCCGTCAACCCACTCACCAAACAGCAGGAACTTCGCCTGCTTGGCCCAGTCGCGGTTACCGGCAACGGTCTCGGATTCTTCGACGCGGGTCAGGCTCATGATGTAGTTGGACTTGTCAGTAGCGTCGCCAAAGGTCACGGACCACTCGTCCTTCTCACCATCAGATTCGCCGGACCGCCCGGTCTGAACGGCGATCGCAACGCCCTGAAAGTCTTTTTTCAGGATAACGTTGACCACGCCGGCAATGGCGTCAGAACCGTAGATGGCGGAGGCGCCGTCCTTCAGCACTTCAACGCGCTCGACCATGGCTATCGGGATGGTATTCAGGTCGACCACGCCGCTGTTGCTGCCGGAAGAGTCCGGCGCGCGGCGACCGTTGATCAGCACCAACGTGCGGGTAGAGCCCAGGCCACGCAGGGAGATGTTCTGCGAACCGGTACCGCCGTTGTTAACGGTAGTGGTCTGGGCACCACCGGCGACCGCCGGGATTTCCCGCAGCATCTGGCCAACCGAGGTGGCTCCACTCTGTAAAATGTTTGAGGTGTCATACACTGAGACCGGGCTCGGACCTGTAAGGTCTTTACGCGGAATCCGTGAACCGGTGACTATCACTTCCTCTTCCGCCATCTGCTCGCTTTGGGCGAGAGCGGTGTTGGCAGCAGTAACACCTATAGCACCAGCATTTACAGCTATTGCAATCTTGATTGCATCAGCAAGCTTCTGCTTTAAGTCTGTGTTCATAATTGTGTCCCGTAAAACATTGCAAGTTTCAGTTCGTTCGTT is a window from the Gammaproteobacteria bacterium genome containing:
- a CDS encoding TonB-dependent receptor, which encodes MNTDLKQKLADAIKIAIAVNAGAIGVTAANTALAQSEQMAEEEVIVTGSRIPRKDLTGPSPVSVYDTSNILQSGATSVGQMLREIPAVAGGAQTTTVNNGGTGSQNISLRGLGSTRTLVLINGRRAPDSSGSNSGVVDLNTIPIAMVERVEVLKDGASAIYGSDAIAGVVNVILKKDFQGVAIAVQTGRSGESDGEKDEWSVTFGDATDKSNYIMSLTRVEESETVAGNRDWAKQAKFLLFGEWVDGGSSAPPWGQYDGLTLGPDYAGGSEAGGLKSYSSATDSYNYAPINFQRQPNERWIANISGGTQVDALSNAGIFESTRLFGEFQYIDRESAYALAEQPLAPLAFYGFSAPYSADNEYNPTGMDISDWRRRLVEDGPRTGFTEIQTVRTVTGLEGELSNGMIWEAYVNYGEVDYSNSYGPLFDLNKVALAVGPTARDGDGVVRCDTDGDGAFTDDDDQACVPLNTFGENSITQEMVDYTSFRQNESNKVTQKVYALSLTKPDVFELPGGGVGIAGGIVRREETGLYTPDALVAQLAETGAVTGTPSDTTQGSYEVDELYFEARLPIIDILEADLGFRYSDYDTFGDTNNWKAGMQLRPNDGLLIRGSASTSFRAPTISALFGGSGISFPSVSDPCASNPTQNCINDGVPAAGFTQISTQVRTLVGGNPTVEPEEADTFTVGFVWQPDFLEGSAFALDYWDIALDNPITGVGAGVILSQCAETGEFCNKIDRFGPGPNEGAPILLDNRTTNAGAIDTNGFDLLAEWRGIETGIGTLGIRWEGAVLNEYDKTQANGVVTPHAGYFRDDEDGHFAELRWTLSGILERGPLTVQADFRFIDEVTEFGSDLVGSCWDSVAMAVSVPGVNEGLTCVTPSSPEAVNNLGNFQRTIDSASYVDLYASYSFSDNLIVYGGIDNALDEDPPLSVDGFNDNTDVRTFDTIGRYFYLGLRSDFGGK